The Salvelinus sp. IW2-2015 unplaced genomic scaffold, ASM291031v2 Un_scaffold2836, whole genome shotgun sequence genome has a segment encoding these proteins:
- the LOC112074823 gene encoding nuclear transcription factor Y subunit beta isoform X2: MEEDRSTTDASQLTLGISGEYMSGGYVLQSQDDDGEESLNDHDDGGMKENFREQDIYLPIANVARIMKNGIPQTGKIAKDAKECVQECVSEFISFITSEASERCHQEKRKTINGEDILFAMSTLGFDMYVEPLKLYLQKFREAMKGEKGIPGVSVGEGLGEELTDDSFTNQLPAGIITADGQQQNVMVYTTSYQQIPGVQQIQFS, translated from the exons ATGGAAGAAGACCGTTCCACCACCGACGCCTCCCAGCTAACGTTAGGCATATCTGGCGAATACATGTCAGGAGGTTATGTACTCCAGTCTCAAGATG atgatggagaggagagtCTGAACGACCATGATGACGGGGGCATGAAAGAGAATTTCCGGGAGCAGGACATCTACCTCCCCATCGCTAACGTGGCACGCATCATGAAGAACGGCATCCCACAGACCGGGAAG aTAGCGAAAGACGCCAAGGAGTGTGTGCAGGAGTGTGTGAGCGAGTTCATCAGCTTCATCACGTCGGAGGCCAGTGAGCGCTGCCACCAGGAGAAAAGGAAGACCATCAACGGAGAGGACATCCTGTTTGCCATGTCAACCCTGGGCTTCGACATGTACGTGGAGCCCCTCAAACTCTACCTGCAGAAGTTCAGAGAG GCGATGAAGGGGGAGAAGGGAATCCCAGGTGTGTCGGTGGGAGAAGGCCTGGGGGAGGAGCTTACAGACGACAGCTTCA CGAATCAACTGCCAGCCGGAATAATAACAGCCGACGGCCAACAGCAGAACGTCATGGTGTACACCACCTCATATCAACAG ATTCCTGGCGTGCAGCAGATCCAGTTCTCATGA
- the LOC112074823 gene encoding nuclear transcription factor Y subunit beta isoform X1, whose product MEEDRSTTDASQLTLGISGEYMSGGYVLQSQDDDGEESLNDHDDGGMKENFREQDIYLPIANVARIMKNGIPQTGKVTMIAKDAKECVQECVSEFISFITSEASERCHQEKRKTINGEDILFAMSTLGFDMYVEPLKLYLQKFREAMKGEKGIPGVSVGEGLGEELTDDSFTNQLPAGIITADGQQQNVMVYTTSYQQIPGVQQIQFS is encoded by the exons ATGGAAGAAGACCGTTCCACCACCGACGCCTCCCAGCTAACGTTAGGCATATCTGGCGAATACATGTCAGGAGGTTATGTACTCCAGTCTCAAGATG atgatggagaggagagtCTGAACGACCATGATGACGGGGGCATGAAAGAGAATTTCCGGGAGCAGGACATCTACCTCCCCATCGCTAACGTGGCACGCATCATGAAGAACGGCATCCCACAGACCGGGAAGGtaaccatg aTAGCGAAAGACGCCAAGGAGTGTGTGCAGGAGTGTGTGAGCGAGTTCATCAGCTTCATCACGTCGGAGGCCAGTGAGCGCTGCCACCAGGAGAAAAGGAAGACCATCAACGGAGAGGACATCCTGTTTGCCATGTCAACCCTGGGCTTCGACATGTACGTGGAGCCCCTCAAACTCTACCTGCAGAAGTTCAGAGAG GCGATGAAGGGGGAGAAGGGAATCCCAGGTGTGTCGGTGGGAGAAGGCCTGGGGGAGGAGCTTACAGACGACAGCTTCA CGAATCAACTGCCAGCCGGAATAATAACAGCCGACGGCCAACAGCAGAACGTCATGGTGTACACCACCTCATATCAACAG ATTCCTGGCGTGCAGCAGATCCAGTTCTCATGA